The genomic segment AAATTGAACCCTATTCCTAATTTTATTGAACTTTCTCTTACATTCTAGTTTTATAACAGGATCCAAAGCATTATTGAAATCATGGAAAGCTTTGTCTCTGGCTCTAAGAGACTCAAGGATGCTATCATTAATCCAGGGTTTAGTACACTGTTTTAGGCATACTTTCTTGATTGGGGCTACTTTATCCAATACACAagtgaatacatttttaaaagCAGACCAAGCTCAATCAATATTTTTTTCTGAGTAAACTACTGACCAGTTGGCATTCTGTAACTCTTCACAAAACAAAGCACTGGAATAGTTTTTGAAGCATCTGATTAATACTGAATTATGCTTTTTGATCTGGCCTCTACAGATTTTCCTTGTGCAGAATATTAAACTATGATCACTAATGCCCATGTGTACAACGCCTCTCTGGCATATTTTGGAAGGATCAGTAACAAAGATCAAATCTATGATTGATTTGGAAAATGCAGACACTCTGGTGGGTTCAGTAATTAACTGAGTAACACCAAGAACCTGACAAAATGATGACAGAGATTTCATGAGACTATTGCTTTTACTTCTCTTACTGAAATCAGAATTGAAGTCACCCAGTAAAATTACTTCAGATTCACAAATGTTTGGTATATTACGCAATGATGTTTCTAGTAAATCATAAAAATCTGTTTGTTTAGGAGGTCTATAGCAAACAACTACAAAGAAAGGTTTAGATTTTGGTCGCAGTATCTTGAGCCACACTGACTCTAGACCATTCTGTCCAAATTCAGGTCTGAAGTTACAGGCAAGGTCCTTTCGGACTAAAGTACAGGCACCACCTCCCATATGGGATCTATCCTGCCTATAGAGAATGTAATTTTCAATAGAGACTTCTGCATCAGGTACACTcgaatccagccaagtttcagtgatGCCTATGCAGGCCGCTTTACTCTCCTTGGCTAGCAATCGAACATCATCAATTTTTGGCAGAAGGCTTCTTGCGTTCAGATGCAGAAAATGCAGGCCCTTCTTTTTAAAACACTCATAGTCAGGTGTTCCCATATGAGAAGATGAGAAAGTGGCTGATGGCACTTCTTCTGTGTTTACATCGTCAATAAAACCCGGGAAAGAGTCCCAATTCACATCCTGACTGCTATCCACATAATGTGTCCCGGAAGTAGAACAAGCACAGTTTGGACATTTGTAACTGAAGGTATTTCCTGTATTAAACAAACTGTCAAAGGTACATGGTTTAATTCCTGCACATTTGATATGCACTTTACCATTACAAATGTCACAGGGAACAGCCTTGCTTGTCTTGATTACACCCTTTGAGCATATGACACATAGGAAGCGGGGTGTGCATTTGTTGACCAGCCCTGGACACGGGTGGACATCACCACACATCAGAAGGCATACTATCAGGAAGTGTTTATTTCTGTCAGCTTGAATATTACTGATGGTTTTCACAGAGGCATGACAAGGCATAACACATTGCTTGTACAGAGTTTCTAAGCCAAAAGCTGGAGGAGTACTCACACTCATGGCGATATATTCTGATGCCAGAAAATAGGCATGTTGCTGAAGAGGTAGAGTGTCTCTCGCATGTTGGAGTAACAGGCCCTTTATTATTGTGTAGCATATCACAGAAAACCACGCACCGTCATGACCAGAAGCCATGTTCTCTTCTTTTACCCACCCTGACGAGATCTAGGTTACTTCATTGATGCCTAGGCACAGACATGTTAGATTTCGCTGTATCTCGCCTGATCACGTGAGCAGTGAGAGTATCAAATGCCAATGTATATCTTGAGGAAACTTCGCCGGTTAAATTTTCAGCAATCCCGAAATAAATCCGCACATAAAGTAGTCTGTAGGAGTCACCAGATACTAAAAAATTGTCTGTACACAAAAAACTGGTAATTTAGGTgttgtttagaaaaaaaaaacttgaaaaaaCAGCGGACCATCAACATCGAGCTGCAACACAAAACGTGGGCTCGACGTGGTGAGCTGGTGCTCACAGTTTTCATAGCACTGCGGTTCCTCTCCCTTCAGCCCTCTCACTTCCAGTGTTGACTTTGACTTGTTTCTGGAATTAAATTGAATTTCTTCTTATCCAGTGCTTGCTGTCACAGCAGTTTACACAAGCATCACAAACCCTTTTCTTAAGTGGAATAAGGCCTTCACTACTGTGAAACACTGCCATGTCTTATATGCTGAACAGTAATAGCTCTTTTAACACTATGAAGCCTGAAAAATCTGATTTTTATAGTGTACCCAAGTAATTACTGCATCAGAATGAAATGTGGTCAGTACCCTTAATTGTTCATATGCTGTATTTTCGCCATCAACACATTTCTTTCAGACTGCATAAACTTTTATGTCAGAGGAGTTAGGAGAAAATATTTTTAGTGTAACAATGAGATACAATGTTTTCCTGAACCATGGATAGAAAAGGCCATATATGATGGGGTTAAATGTTGAATTAATGTAACCCAGCCAGATAGCTAAATCCCAAATAATAAGAGGAGTGTTAAAGTCGTAAAGAGGATCAAATAGAGAAGTAATGAAATATGGCATCCAGCATAAATTAAATGCACCTACAACAATCCCGAGAGTTTTTGCTGCTTTTTTCTCATGTTTCACCTTTTGTAGAATTGTGTTTGAATTCACATCAGTTCTGCCCTGTTTTGTGCCCTCCATTTTTTGTGCATGCTTTTCGGAAACTAAAAATATCTGAGAATACAGGCCAACCATAACACAGACtggcaaaatgaaaaaaagagaTGTACTTAGAGAGGCACAGAGTACATTAACCAAAAAGAAACAGTTTCCAAAACAATCCATAGATGCAATAACATCTTCTATGTGTGCTTCATTTGCTTTTGTACCAACAGTACTGAAAGCATACACAGTAGCCAAAATCCAACTCAGAGCTGCCATAACACCTGCGACAGGTAGAGTTATTCTTGTAGGGTACTGAAGTGGATAGCACACAGCTTGATATCGATCTGTAGCAATAGAAATCAGGTGAAAGATTGATGCACCAGTGAAGAGAAAGTCAAAATTAGAATGCCAATAGCAGAATTCTTTTCCAAAGTACCAGCAGCCATCCACAGTCCTGACCATGCTGAAAGGCATGACTGTGATTCCCAGAAGTAGATCCACCAGAGCCAGAGACAtcaacaaaatatttgtaggtgtgTGAAGTTGTTTGAAATGAGCTATAGAGATAATGACCACAGAATTCCCTATAATTGTAACGGCCATTGCAAACACCAATATCAAATATATCACAGTTTTAGCGGCCACATGATGAGAATTTTTCACACATGAGACATTCGATTCAGGATAGCAGTACTCTATCAAATCTTCTCCTTCCAGTACAGATGAATTTTGAGCTTCTGCCATCCTTCAAGCTAATAAAGTCAGAAATATAGGCACAACTCTTTGATCTGCAGTTTCATGTGCAAAGTGATTCTTATTTTAAAACAGTTTGGGAGTTATATTTGCCTACTGGTTAAGTAATGAGACCATCTGGGAAATACCGTAGTAGTCCAATAAGAACAAAGTGCCCCCTTTAGATGACCAAGGGAGTGAAAACATTTTTGTTGCTATGcacatttcatgtgaaatgaacaAGATCTATTCATATGGCTGATACACAAGGTGGGCTATAATTTTTCATGCATGGGGAAATGAACACTTATGAAAAACTGACTTTATTCATCAACTGTTTTCTGCATGGTTGCCATTTTTGGCATATCCTGTAGAGTACCATGAGTGAATCTTTGAGTTTAATTAAGCACCTAATCAGGCATGCAATAGACATACAATAACTAAACACTTTGTGTCCGCGCCAGACACAGCACCAAGCTGAACCTGTGACATTATAACAAAATTCTGACTGAACCATTGCTAAGGGAGGCTTTCCTCTCCCGTCATCACTGAAAAAGAGTAGACACAAACCCACTCATCAGTAAAAACAGTCCGGAGGCACTATTCGGACATCACTGGCCTGCTGACTGAGCTCATTACAATGCAACaatactttgcgacaatgtctattgttaaaagcgctataaaaataaacttgacttgaattgacTAAAaagtctggtccagtggacggaaccataccaacaggctttcacgcaggtaaaagctgcactatgTGGTGGGCCACTCTTACATTCATCTAAGTTTTCTCTACTTTTTTGCAGACAGATGCTTCAGACAGGGAGCTGGATGCCGTTTTGTCCAAGGTGGTACCATTGTGGTactcaggtacagtggtgcttgaaagtttgtaaactctttagaatgttctatatttctgcataaatatgactgtggcagcgggggcgtggtcaagcaccggtctgtgacaggagggcagagtcagggaaggtaagtggcaggatcactacacctgacgtcaattaacctgtgtttgtgtgtgtcttcccagtgaccgcaccctatttaaagagggagagcagagagcagaggagagctcatccccgaagaagacgccagtcgtgtgtgtgtctgtaaagattgtgtgtgtgtctgtgtgtgtgtgtaaagattgttaggctgaaaagtgtagcaataaacactattttgaacctgatctctgtcctgctgtcctctgtgctccacccacccaccctgaaccgccacagtggtgccgaaaactGGGACTGGAGCACCAAcaccgaaccgccccatggagtcttccctgttcgtcgacctggtccacgccctcgccacggcccagcaaagccagcaccaggcactagtcacgctccataaggagcaggagcagcacttcgaggccctggtgttggcccagcaagaggaccgacaggcgttccggcacctcctcacgtcggcggggacaaccaacgcttccaccgcgggcctgtcccccctcaccctgacaaagatgggcccgcaggatgaccccgagactttcatcacgctctttgagcaagtcgcggagacctcggggtggccaatggatcagtgcgcagtgcgcctcctccccctgctaatgggagaggcatagctggccgcactacagctccccgccgaccgccggctggcctacgtggaccttcgccgggccatcctccagcgtctgGGGTGCACCCAcgaacagcagcaccagcgcttccgcgcttggaggaagtcggccggctgttcgcgtttggccagcaactccgggacacctgctggcggtggctgagggccaacaaccacgacgccgaggagatcgttgatcaggtggtgctggagcagttcatcgtgcacTTGCCGAcatgaaccgcggagtgggtccagtgccaccacctggcATCACtgaatcaggccatcgagctggcggaggaccatttggtggctgttctggtggcaggacagcagacagcctcttttcttctctcctcttctctctctctctccccctgctcctgtgtcctgtcctcgccccattcccccaccgtggaggtgggggccggcaccaccccagccagcctgctgcacccgcggtgccctcccatttctcccttctgtgtctgtctcccccccccccagatgagtgagccccagaacaccggtgcagagaggaagcccaggccggtttgctggcgctgcggggagaaccgggccacctccaacagcagtgcacggcaatggaggtgggcgcagtggttcagatccccgacacgccagaagccgccctcgattgggccagagcgtattgcataccagtgagtattcaaggggatacatatcaggcgttgatggattctggttgtaatcagacctcaattcaccaaagcctggtgcaaaacgtggcattggggggagcacagggggtgaaggtgttgtgtgtgcacggggatgttcacagctacccttttgtgtcagtccacatttttttccgaggggaaaaatttatagtgaaggcggcagttaatcctcgccttacccaatctttaattttggggactgattggctgggatttcgggatttaatgacatgcttagtaaagagtgggttctgccatttaacagggggaggtcccggtgtcgctttggtgggagcagctgtcacagagccgtctacgtcatctccgcatcagagtgaggagccgctggcccctcctctctctattggggaatcccttgcagatttcccattagagcagtcgcgagacgagactctgcgatatgcgtttgaccaagtgagagtaatcgatggtcaaacacttcagccgaacgccaccccgtccttctcctacttcacgattataaaggataggttataccgagtgacgcaggacactcaaactaaagagcgagtcacgcaacttctaattccaaagagccgccaggaattggtattccaggcggctcactttaatcccatggctggacacttagggcaggataagacactagcctgaataatggcccaattctattggccggggattcatggcgatgttcgtaggtggtgtacggtgtgccgcgaatgccagttagtaaatccagtggccattccaaaagcgcctttgcaccctctaccattaatcgagatcccgttcgaaaggattgggatggatctcgtcgggccattagatcggtcagcacgagggtaccgctttatattagttctggtggactatgcaacgcgatacccggaagcagtgcctctgtgcaatatctcagcacgcagtattgaagaggcgctcttctgcgttatctcccgagttggaatcccgaaagagattctgactgatcaaggcaccacgtttatgtcacggacactgcgcgaactgtatgggttattggggattaagccgatctgcaccagcgtgaatcacccacaaatggatggtttagtggaacggttcaattgcaccctcaagaacatcattaaaaaatttgtaagtgaggacgcacgtaattgggataagtggcttgagcccttgttgttttcagtgcgagaggtcccccaagcctccatggggttctccccgttcgaattattatatgggcataagccgcgcggcattctagacgtgctgcgggaaaattgggaggagggaccttcacaaagtaagaatgaaattcaatacgttatggacctgtgcacGAAACTccgcacgctcacccacctaacccaggagaatttgcagcaggcccaagaacggcaagcccacctgtacaacaagggtacgcaccttagggagttcacaccgggagataaggtactcatactgttgcccacatcgagctccaaattgatcgccaagtggcaaggaccctttgaggtcacaaggtgagttggggacgttgactacgaggtgaggtgaatggacaggggtggggcgctacagatttaccacctcaatctgcttaaactctggaatgaggaggtccccgtggcattggtgtcggtggttccggagaaggcggagctggggccggaggttcaaaaaggggcattggcatcacgtacctctctggtcccctgtggagaccacctctgtccgacccaactcacggaggtcgcccagttgcagactgagttttcggatgtgttctcgcccctgcccggtcgcactaacctcatagagcaccacatagagacacccccgggggtggtagtgcgtagccgcccttacaggctacctgaacacaaaaaaaaggtggttcgggaagaacttgagaccatgctcgaaatgggcatcgtcgaggagtcccacagtgactggagcagcccggtggtcttggtacccaaggccgacaggtcggtctggttctgtgtggactatagaaaagtcaacgcggtgtctaaattcgacgcatacccaatgcctcgtattgatgagttgctcgatcgactcggcactgctcgcttttattcgacactggatttgatgaagggttattggcagatccccttgactccactatcctgagaaaaaaacagcctattccacaccgtttggtttacaccaattcgtcacacttctatttgggctgtttggggcgcctgctacgtttcagcgactgatggacagggtcctccgcccccacaccacctatgcgaccACCTATctcgatgacatcatcatctatagtaatgactggccgaggcacctcaaacatctaagggccgtccttaggtcgctgaggcgagcgggtctcacagccaacctgaagaagtgtgcgattgggcgggtggaagtacggtatctgggcttccacttgggcaatgggcaggtgtgtccccaaataaacaagaccgcagcaattgcggcctgcccgaggcccaagaccaaaaagggggtgagacagtttctggggctggctggctattaccgtaggtttatacctaattattcggacgtcaccagcccgctgactgatctcactaaaaatggggcaccagatccggtccagtggacggagcaatgccagcgggctttttctgaggtaaaggctgcactgtgtggggggccacttttacactcccctgacttttctctcccctt from the Neoarius graeffei isolate fNeoGra1 chromosome 2, fNeoGra1.pri, whole genome shotgun sequence genome contains:
- the LOC132876004 gene encoding trace amine-associated receptor 13c-like, whose product is MAEAQNSSVLEGEDLIEYCYPESNVSCVKNSHHVAAKTVIYLILVFAMAVTIIGNSVVIISIAHFKQLHTPTNILLMSLALVDLLLGITVMPFSMVRTVDGCWYFGKEFCYWHSNFDFLFTGASIFHLISIATDRYQAVCYPLQYPTRITLPVAGVMAALSWILATVYAFSTVGTKANEAHIEDVIASMDCFGNCFFLVNVLCASLSTSLFFILPVCVMVGLYSQIFLVSEKHAQKMEGTKQGRTDVNSNTILQKVKHEKKAAKTLGIVVGAFNLCWMPYFITSLFDPLYDFNTPLIIWDLAIWLGYINSTFNPIIYGLFYPWFRKTLYLIVTLKIFSPNSSDIKVYAV